The segment GGTGCCGGAGAGCGCCGGGGAGAGCGAGAAGTCGGGGAACTTGGTTCAGACGTTGCAGCTCGGGTTGTTGTTCGGTCTTTGGTACCTTTTCAATATCTACTTCAATATCTACAACAAGCAGGTTTGTTTTTGTGGTGTGTGTTctgaaatttgagatttttcgTAGCAAAGCCTCTGATGAACTGACGTAATACCGCCATGTTAGGCTTAATTGATGtgagtttttcatatttgaaaatcGAACTATTGGAGCTCTTTTCTAGGATGGATTTGATTGTTTCCTTGGTGTTCATTACGCTGGCTTTAAAGGTTGAAAGCTCTGGAATATTGAATCTTTTGATtgggaaataaatttgaaaattatcattatttatgaTACGAAAGACAGATCCTCCCCTAAACTGAGACTAATGACATTATGCTAATGggagtttattatttttggaagaTATAAGGATCTCTCACTTTTCTTAGTAGCCATGTGTCAGGTTTCAAGTTATGGGCTAAGATCTGGTTTttagtgtttattttttatattcctgTCACCCATGAATGCCAGAATGATGAATTTCTGTAACTGTAAATTTCATActgtgaaaaaattaaatgactttgaaaatgaatcaaaacaaCAATATGTAAACAAGGTAGTGTTTCATGTTCCGGAAAATTCACGGTTGCAagtgtttcaaattttataaatttaattatcttTATGTTCATTTTAGTCCTAACAAAAATGATCACATGGaagtttttgagaaaaaaactGAAGTTAAGTGCAAGGGGATATTTTACAGAACCTAACTGGCGAGATACAGTGAGTCATTATCTATGAACATTATGAAGCCTTTGCAGCCCCGATcattagaaagtgtttttatgaACCAAATTCTGTCAAAAGACAGTAATTAATGGTGGCAATACATGGATTATGcgaatcaatttttaattattgacaGTTAATcttgatatttgaaaattttggttatATGAATATGTGAAAAAGTTTATTGTTGAATTTGTCAGACATAGACTCCAGCATAATTAACGATACCTTTTGCTCACAGGTTCTGAAGGTCTACCCATACCCTGTAACTGTCACTGTGGTTCAGTTTGCAGTAGGGACTGTACTTGTTATTCTTATGTGGGGACTTAATCTATATAAGAGACCAAAAATTAGCAGTTCGCAGGTATTTCAATGTTGTTGGGGGTAATcctgtttttaaattattgaatttacaTTGCACTTCTTATTGTGTCTATTCATTTTACAGCTTGTAGCAATCCTGCCACTTGCTGTGGTGCACACGTTAGGCAACCTGTTTACTAATATGAGTCTTGGGAAAGTGTCTGTTTCATTCACTCACACAATTAAAGCTATGGAGCCCTTTTTCTCAGTTGTCCTCTCTGCTATGTTTCTAGGAGAGGTGAGCATTTCTCATGTTTCTTTCTTGCCTCCCTTTCCTAATTAGTTGCATCACCTGAAATCCTCAATTGAGATTTAGTTTCTATACTCCAATTTCATGACATGAGACTGAGATGCCTATGATGTACATCAAAGTTGCCCTCTTGGGCAGATGATTGAGGAATTCATGGCTCTGACATTTTTTAAGAGTTATCCTTAAAAGTTGTTTATAACTTTATGCCTTTGTTATCCTGCCCTTACAGTTTCCTACAATCTGGGTGCTCTCCTCCCTTCTTCCTATTGTTGGTGGAGTGGCGCTGGCATCAGCCACTGAGGCCTCCTTCAATTGgtgagaaaataaatatgattatatgttatttattatccttttttatAAGGGAATTTACTTGTTTTGTTTGAGTTCAGTTACAGAAAAATTATTAGCTCAGAAGTAATTAAAATGGCTATCTTAGATTCTGACAAAATAATCTCATCATTTTGTTCCTAAATCAGGTCCGGGTTTTGGAGTGCAATGGCATCAAATTTGACAAACCAATCTCGTAATGTTCTTAGCAAGAAGTTCATGATTAAGAAAGAGGTAATCTACAGGATCCAGATCTTAATAACCTGTTTTTGGTAGTTATTTAGTTTACAAAGGAGAAAGGAAGTTGATAGTTATTGAACTGCTAGTGTCAtgggaatattttatttttttattccttgatCAAATTGGAATAATTATCATACTTCAGTTCattgtaatatttttgttttagaatttattttacattttttttctgtttccaATTAATTGTTATTGGAGTGCTAGTGTCATGggaagttttgatttttttttttctgttcctcaacgaattaaaataattatcatacttcaattcattgtgatattttgttttataatttattttaatattttttttctgtttctttctgTTTGAAATTGGCATCTGACCAGCAGTTCGTTCTCAACAGGATTCATTGGATAACATTACCCTCTTCTCAATAATCACAATTATGTCCTTTATCTTGTTAGCCCCTGTGTCTATTTTCATGGAAGGCATAAATTTTACCCCTTCATATCTGCAGTCTGCTGTAAGTAAATTTCAAGAGTCTGATATTGCTacatttccattttcatttttggtcATTCATAAAGTAACATCAGTGATTAATGAGTCTgtgatttttgttatttattgcATATTAGGGACTGAATATCGGACAGATCTACAAAAGGTCTCTCATTGCCGCACTCTGCTTCCACGCATATCAGCAGGTGAGGCCTGTTATATGTTTTTGTTGTTCTTCTGCTTCCTGAAGTCATGTCTTATATTTCTCCTAGTGCCTGCACTATACTTTTGTGGCTGTAGTCGTCTGTTTGATAGCTTTTTTCCAACTTGAACATTAACAAAGTAATCTATTTTGCTGATTCTAAGTTGGACCTCTTAACTTCTCATGAGCATAGATAGCTGCTTTGATGATTCCATATCTGAATGGATTTTACCTACATCAATTGATTTTTCTGGTACAGAGAAGGGGGAAAAAATGAAACTGACTAATCACAAAAGCTAAAGTTCTGCAGATAATTGAATTCAATTAAGCTTCTTACTTAAGTTCATGGCTATGGTTTTCCATACTAATCATTGCACTTGAATGGGAAAAAACAGAACGGTCACCATGTATGACTTTTTTTATATCGAACTAGATAGAACAGACTCAATCATGCCATATGAATAGTAACGCATAAATATGACATtgcattaaataattttttggattttttatgcTTCTTTACCAtgctttttattcttttatctgCTCTTTTCTTTGTATAATTGGAAGTTTATAAGGTTTTATATTAATAGCTATCAAAGTGTGTTGGTAAGTTTATGACTGTACCTAAGCTTACCAGTCAACCacattttatttacaaatattttggATCCTAATTTTCATTTGGAAAATTCATGAAGGCAATAGTTTGATATTAATTATGTATAATTATCATATCtctattaaagaaatttatcaaAAGTTACCCATCACAAAGTTCTGAGACTCCCATTAAGTCAATAGAAGTAGATCTTGAGAACATGTTTAGTTCCTCTGTTAGTTTTGACAAGTCACTGACTCATAGGTGATGACAAGATGGAACATAATCAGTGAGATTATAGTGCTCATAAGATATACAGCATACTATGAGAACAAGAGATCTTAATAtctatgaaaattttggatgtgAACCCCTAATGAAATCtaatataatgatattttaaataataaataaaatttgagagggaGAGAAGACAATTGGTGATGTTATGGTGGGTgttgtgaaagaaattagaCATTTTAGTAAGAATATAATGAATTGCACCAAAGGTTGTCTTTGTAAAAGACTGGCAACATTCATGTACGAAGGTGAGAAAGTATGGAAACCAAGGTCTTGTTAGAAATGGTCAATGCCTGTGAAAGCTTGCCAAGATCTTCTTTAGTGAGAGTTGACTCCTAAATTTGTTGCTGTCTTTGTATTATTCATCAATTCCGAAAAAATTTGgctaaatatttagaaattggatTGATGCAGGTTTCTTATATGATATTGCAAAGGGTATCCCCAGTTACCCACTCTGTGGGTAATTGTGTTAAGCGGGTGGTGGTCATTGTTACTTCTGTTCTCTTCTTCCGCACCCCTGTTTCACCGGTCAACTCATTGGGTAAAATTAACTGCATCTGATTTTCCATCCATCTTTTCGAATATCATTTTCAtgttataagaaatatttttcccGGGCTTTCACTGTAGGCACTGGCGTGGCTCTTGCTGGAGTGTTCCTGTATTCAAGAGTGAAGCGCATCAAGCCAAAGACAGCTTGAAGTTCGTCAGACGAAAGTTTGTTGGTAACTTGGGTTAGACAAAGTTAATATATTTTGTGGGATTCAAAAATTTAGTTGTAGGCCAAGCGGGAACTTATCTACTcctttgatttttcctttttgttttgtgttttctttttcttgagataattttattcttttgccATAATTCTGCTACGGCAAAATGTGCCAATATCagatgatttttcattttgccatttttcatttcttgcCATGAATGTAGAATTTAGTCTTTAGCAATGTTACCTTAGGGCAAGCTACTGCAAAAATACACTTTATAAGCAGTTCAAATAAGTAATGAAAGCTAAAAGGAACATGCTAGCCAACACTAAGCATCTTTGCCCTATGTAACCACTGTCTATATATGTAGGaacatggaaattttaaaaaggaaaagtgtgCTAATTTATAAAGTCTAAACTCAGTTTATTCAACTCAAAACAATTAggattttatatgcttttactATAGGAAAAGGTACTATCAGGGTATTAATTTGTGATGATACAAGTACGGTTGTTGACTTTGAATATGTATTGCCTTTGACTTGAAAgtgaatgaaatttgaattatttttagaggtTGTGTCACTCATATGCTATTGTAAATACTCTACTCTCCGCTAATCTGCAAGCCTCCTTCCTCCTTTGAATGTTCCTACCTTCAAGCTAATCAGGGTTGTAGGTAGTAGTTGGAAAGTTTCTTTTATGCATTTTGTGCCTTGTCCACAACCATCAACCCTAAGCCAGGTGAAAGTTGATTTACTATTTAGCAAAGGAATGTATGAGCCCAAAACATTTACCATAGTTAATTGGGGAAAAGTTCAAAGGAGTGGTCTCATCTATTTTAAGTATCATTCTTAAAATGGTTGGTGGAAGTTCAAGTGTCCATATTTGAAAGTCAGATGGTGTTTCCCAAGGGGGGAAGGGTGGTTGTAAATTAGGTTTGGTCCACTCCTACTTCCCAATTCAAATTTCAGTTGAATGGGGCCCCAGTTTCTAGGGTTGAACCATTTACCAAAGTGGGTGGTTGCAATGATCCCCTGCTtactaggaaaagaaaattgaagatgaGGCATATCCTTCTGGCTGACACTGTGGACAAAGGTAAGTGGAAAAGACTAAAAAGgagtcttcttttttttttttttttttttcatttttaggcGAGTAAAATCGTAAAAATAATAGCCTCTAATATTgacttcaaaattaaaatttgtcttTGGGGGATTTTATTTGAACTCTTTTTATCtgaatttaaatgaaaatgaaaaaggagaaaggTTCTGACCATGTTTGcttcctagaaaaaaaaaggtttatagaaaaattaaataattttaaaataaataaaattttaattaattgtaattatattttgttttcttaaaatgaaaatccatttttttttctcatcaaatttTTGAAACCAAAGATAATTCAAACCGTTGTGTAGATCTTGGACATTGAGTTTAACCCGTTGCCCCTAAAATTACCATTATATCCTAGTCTCCTAACATAAGAGGCAAATGTCTTTTTCCATTGAATACAAACATGGCTGAAAGCCTGAATGTgtcattttaaaaaagttttttttttcttttataaaataaataataattttaaaaataacttaagatgATTAATGGCCtaatgattaattaaaattaattagaaatactatgtttggttcctataaattactaagaaaaaaaaatgtcaaggaaaatgattttctgaTATTTGATTTCGtagtagaaaattttaaaaaatcaaaatataattaaaattaattataaatactatgtttggttcttagaaattattatgaaaagaaaaaaaaaatgtcaagaaaaataattttctcatatttggtttcatagtataaaattttaaaaaatcaaatataattaaaattaattaaaattttatatatttttatgttatttaatttttacatagaagaagaaaaataggttgaaatgaatttgaaataacatataaaaataatttattaattttaaattaaaattttactttctttcactttttctttctttccactttttctctttattttttttatctcgcATTTTCCTACCAACTTTCTAAGgcccaaacatagccttaaagtttgtttgacaatattattaaaaaatacttccaactaaaaaaaaatgaagtgtttgataaaatttgcaAAGTACtcatgaaaaaattgaaagattatttGTAGTACTTCTTGGAAAAACATTTACACATAATACTCTTAAATACGCTTATAAAAAGACACTtcaactaaaaacacttcaaatagaaacaatccaaaacacatttttaaagtatatttgataatactttaaaaaagtACTTCtagcctaaaaaatatttttgaaaaaaaaaaaaggcaattggtaaaaattgaaaaatacttttaaaaagttaaaaataacttataatgTTTCTTGGAAAAGTATTTGgatgattttcctaaaaatgttttttttttttaaatatttttactaaaattacttcaaataaaaatactacCTAACACATTcttaatttatattcaaatatggTTTTTCACAAATTACAATAAAAGTTGAACGAAAATGTTGTGGACTAAAAGTACTTATTTgagaatcattttcaaataggTCTAATAATTCTTAGACTATGGTAAGTCtttcttccaaaaataattattttattatcaatacattataaagaaatattattagaaaCACTTATTTTTGTGTAAACTTAAATCCCTACTAGTAGAGGCTAAAAGTGCATAACTCCTCCCAATAAGTTGACGACTtcttaatttatcatgtttagATGCATCCAACTTAGGAAAATTGTGTAGCCCTTACATAATTAATTGTGgatctttttcttaaaattgtGTTAAATTGCATTTCAAGATATTCCTTAAGATCTACACTCAACCGTTTAGCCGCATTGAGTTCAAAGGAGTCCTCACATCTTTAAAACGCATGGTTAAAAAGAGTTTATACTTATTTAGTGTCAATTACTGTCTCTCCTATTCGATGTGGAATATCACAAGCACTTTCTCATGCAAACACAACAATATCCCGTTGTAGTTATAAGATTATGTggtcaaacaaacaaatatccTTCACGAGGCCAAATAAACCTTCATATCGAGGTCAAAGATCAGTTCTGATATCATTTGTAACGATTCACacttaatcatataaatattaccTACTTTGAACCCAAAGAGATattcatgactttaaaacgcaTATACATGGTTAAGAGAAACTCATTCTTATATAGCGTAAAAAATTTTCTCCCCTATTCCAATGTTTTACATCACACCTTGATagtgttttcaatttcattttgggTGTTTGGTCTttgatatagatatatatataatcctcTTAAGATCCTTTTGGCAAAGACAAGATGGTTCTAGTAACCTACTTCAAACAAGCCTTAATATCAGTACAATCATACCATACCGTTTCTGCTCTATGTATTAATTTAGTAGTACCATAAAATACCACATTTattcctttgaaaaaaaaaaaaggaattaaacaccctttaaattcaattaaagtCCAATAAATACAACTTTAACTTAATTGTACGTACTAATCCTAATTCAAATATTTGTAGTTTGAAAATCCtgttacaataaaaaatatatggcCCATGTCATTCACTTACCTATACGTATACATATAAATGTACGTAGATACATACATACTtatgcatacatacatatataataagcttttaaagaaaaattaataatataacaacATCTATCTATGATTAGTTCAAGTTGTTTCATACAAAAGATGAAAGCACAAGTCAAAGCATTTCTAATGATcagtttcaacaatttttatttgcCTTGTTCTACATCTTACATATTCACTTTGATGAACCCTAAAGGCCTGCCTAAGAtggttaaaagaaattaaaaaactttTCTGCCCACAGGATTATTATGATCTATAGGCTTAATTCCCAAGGACTTGATCAGAGATTGACTTGAGAAATTATCTCCACCAAATCCATCTCCTTCTTCACTTCGCACTGCAACAATGAAGCCATGTCCAATGGCATATTCTCCATCTCAATCCCTTTCTCATCACCAGTAGGAGCACTAGACATCTCATTGAGGAGAGAGTCGATACTGCAGTTCTCTTGAAAGATGTTTGCATCAAAGGAGAAATCTGGGACCTCCTCATAATCGAAATTCGGAACTACGCCGTCGCCAGGGCAGAAGTCTGAGATCTCTGGCCTGTTCATGGGTGGTCTGAGGACAGTATTATTAGCTGCCATGGGGTTATTTGCAGTAGGGTTTTTCTGGTAATCCACTGTCCTTGAGTCCAAGTTGAGGCTCTTGATATAGTTCTGCAGGAGGGTGCTTTGTCTTGGATACTTTGAGCGGCATTTTCGCCTCGAGAGCTGCCTTCTTTTGGTAGCATTCCAATGGTTCTTTATGGAGTTTTCAGTTCTTCCAGGCAGCCTCTTTGCGATTTCCGCccatttgtttcctatttctgcaTGGGCTTGAATAAGAATCTTGTCCTCCTCTTCACTCCATATATCCTTCTGCAAACCAAACATATGTACAACAATTGAACTGGCATCCTCATATCTTTTACATATAAATATGTCTGTATGTTATTTATGTACGTAATATCAACTATACATCCAGctcaatgatgatgatgatggtggtggtggtggtggtataTACTCGCCTTTCTACCACAAGAAAATGACAGAAAATGAGGCATAATTTCAAACCCTAGTATTTTATGTACCATTAGAGGGTATCAGTATCTTATTCATGTGTATATGTTTTATGTATGATGTATGCATGACTCGTATGTTAGTGAAATGGGGGCATAATTTTTTCTAACCTACTGAATTTGGACGTATTGGATGGCTAACAAACAACAGATGAGCGAAGCAATCAAGGCATTTGGGTAATGGACACAAGGTTTTTGATTCAGTGGCAGGCTCCATTGGCTTGGGGGCATCAAAGGAAACCATATCTCTGTGTGCTTGTGTCTGTGTGTATGCATCTGAGTATCTCCCAGGATATGatgaaattaatcaattgatGACTTCATCAACAGATGGTgtgaacataaaaaataattcaaaggaagaaaaaaaccaaaaaccttAATGTTAGGCCTCAGGTGATTGTGCCATCTCTCCCTGCACTGCTTCCCTATCCTCCCATTCAGCATCTGAGCAATGAGGCTCCATTTTCTAACCCCGTACTGTTCCACCAGTTGAATCAACAGTCTTCATACCCATGCATGGGCACATGATTAGAAAcagaaaattataacaaaaaccCAGAAGAAATTTTGCAAAAAAGATTTATATACCCATAAAGTAGAGTTAGATCTTTTGTCTACCTGTCTTCTTCAATTGTCCATTGCCCCTTAACCACATGGGTTTTCTTTCTACCTTTGTAAGTCTTTTTGGCCGCCGGCGAAGCTCCATTCTTAGCAGTACTCATGCTGATTTTCTTGTATAAACTATTCTCTGCCGCGATGCACACTTCATCTGGTATAAcaaagtttacaggcttgattTCTTGACAGTTGAAGGCCACTCGGCCGCGGTCCAGCCCCATCATATCTGCAGCAGCGGCTCTCTGATGATGGTGCAACAGGTATCCTCCTCCATTATTGCTCTGAAAATTCTCCATCACTCCAACGTTTTCTGCGTAAGGCTTCAATTCGTAAACATCGAGATTCATGCCGGACCCATATGTGAAACTGTCGAAGGGATCCAAACAAGCAGTTTGGACCCCGAATTGGAGGGTCTTTGATGACGCATTGGTGGGAAATTGATGATCGAGATGGTGGAAATCTTGGAAGAAAGCTTTTGATGAACAGGCTTCTAAGGAAAACGCACCATCTCCCATGTAAGATTTCAAGTAATTCTCAGGCAATAACATTGGCTGAGAGCCAAGATTTTCCTTGTACTTTCTATCAAAATCCATGAGAGAAAGCAcgggaaagagagagaaaatttgtGTGTCTTTTTGGAGCTATCAGCTTTGTGTTCCTTAATAGGTATGAATGGGAAAGCATTTACTA is part of the Vitis riparia cultivar Riparia Gloire de Montpellier isolate 1030 chromosome 17, EGFV_Vit.rip_1.0, whole genome shotgun sequence genome and harbors:
- the LOC117905148 gene encoding triose phosphate/phosphate translocator, non-green plastid, chloroplastic-like, with product MQSTAFTFSPSISSISLSKPLKPAASLSRFRHISLSSSSSKSPDLASSNGVSASSSVRTPAALSSSRFGAFGSASSLVEDRRRGDLTVRASSVPESAGESEKSGNLVQTLQLGLLFGLWYLFNIYFNIYNKQVLKVYPYPVTVTVVQFAVGTVLVILMWGLNLYKRPKISSSQLVAILPLAVVHTLGNLFTNMSLGKVSVSFTHTIKAMEPFFSVVLSAMFLGEFPTIWVLSSLLPIVGGVALASATEASFNWSGFWSAMASNLTNQSRNVLSKKFMIKKEDSLDNITLFSIITIMSFILLAPVSIFMEGINFTPSYLQSAGLNIGQIYKRSLIAALCFHAYQQVSYMILQRVSPVTHSVGNCVKRVVVIVTSVLFFRTPVSPVNSLGTGVALAGVFLYSRVKRIKPKTA
- the LOC117904074 gene encoding transcription factor MYB98-like, coding for MDFDRKYKENLGSQPMLLPENYLKSYMGDGAFSLEACSSKAFFQDFHHLDHQFPTNASSKTLQFGVQTACLDPFDSFTYGSGMNLDVYELKPYAENVGVMENFQSNNGGGYLLHHHQRAAAADMMGLDRGRVAFNCQEIKPVNFVIPDEVCIAAENSLYKKISMSTAKNGASPAAKKTYKGRKKTHVVKGQWTIEEDRLLIQLVEQYGVRKWSLIAQMLNGRIGKQCRERWHNHLRPNIKKDIWSEEEDKILIQAHAEIGNKWAEIAKRLPGRTENSIKNHWNATKRRQLSRRKCRSKYPRQSTLLQNYIKSLNLDSRTVDYQKNPTANNPMAANNTVLRPPMNRPEISDFCPGDGVVPNFDYEEVPDFSFDANIFQENCSIDSLLNEMSSAPTGDEKGIEMENMPLDMASLLQCEVKKEMDLVEIISQVNL